From one Bos indicus x Bos taurus breed Angus x Brahman F1 hybrid chromosome 7, Bos_hybrid_MaternalHap_v2.0, whole genome shotgun sequence genomic stretch:
- the LOC113895958 gene encoding olfactory receptor 7D4-like gives MKAGNQTRVLEFLLLGFSQDSEHQHILFELFLSMFVVTVLGNLLIILAISSDSHLHTPMYFFISNLAFTDVCFTSTTVPKMLVNIQTQSKSISYAGCTTQMYFFTVFGVMDTFLLTVMAYDRFVAICHPLHYTVIMNPCLCGLLVLVSWFISLLYSLIQSLLMLRLSFCTNWVIPHFYCEFSQVLTLACSDTLISYILLYVVTGFLGIAPFSGILFSYTRIVSSILRIPSAHGKYKAFCTCASHLSVLSLFYGTGLGVYLSSDSFSWRGMIASVMYTVVTPMLNPFIYSLRNRDIKRALQKVLGRTLCVQ, from the coding sequence ATGAAAGCAGGAAATCAAACACGTGTTTTAGAATTTTTACTCCTGGGATTTTCCCAAGACTCAGAGCACCAGCACATCTTATTTGAGCTGTTTCTATCTATGTTTGTGGTCACTGTCCTTGggaacctgctcatcatcctggccaTCAGCTcagactcccacctccacacccccatgtacttcttcatcTCCAACCTGGCCTTTACCGATGTCTGTTTCACTTCCACCACAGTTCCAAAGATGCTGGTGAACATCCAGACACAGAGCAAATCTATCAGCTACGCAGGCTGCACCACCCAGATGTATTTTTTCACGGTTTTTGGAGTTATGGACACTTTTCTCCTgactgtgatggcctatgaccgctttgTGGCCATCTGTCACCCCCTGCACTACACAGTCATCATGAACCCTTGCCTCTGTGGTCTGCTGGTTCTTGTGTCTTGGTTCATCAGCTTATTATACTCCTTGATCCAGAGTCTGCTGATGTTACGGCTGTCCTTCTGTACCAACTGGGTCATTCCACACTTTTATTGTGAATTTTCTCAGGTCCTCACACTTGCCTGCTCAGACACGCTCATCAGTTACATCCTGCTGTACGTGGTGACTGGCTTTCTTGGCATTGCTCCCTTCTCAGGGATCCTTTTCTCCTACACCCGCATTGTCTCCTCCATTCTGAGAATCCCATCAGCTCATGGGAAATATAAGGCATTTTGTACCTGTGCATCTCACCTGTCTGTGCTTTCTTTGTTCTATGGGACAGGCCTTGGTGTTTATCTCAGTTCTGATTCATTTTCCTGGAGAGGCATGATTGCCTCggtgatgtacactgtggtcacccccatgctgaaccctttcatctacagcctgaggaacaggGACATCAAGAGGGCTCTACAAAAAGTCCTTGGAAGAACACTCTGTGTTCAGTGA